The genomic stretch ACGCAAGCAGATCACCTCCAGCGAAACCGGCATGAGCCGCAAGACCTGGTCCTCACTGGCCGAGATCGGCTTGCTTGCCCTGCTGGTGCCAGAGGAAAACGGCGGTCTGGAAGCCGGTCCGGTTGAAACCATGCTCGTCATGTCCGCACTGGGCGAAGGCCTGGTGGTAGAGCCCTTCCTGACCAGCGCCGTCATGTCGACCTCAGCCATCGCCCGCCTCGGCAGCACCGTCCAGAAGGAGGCCTGGTTGCCCTTGCTGGCCGGTGGCGAAGTTATTGCAGTGTTTGCACACGAGGAGAAAGCAGCGTCCTCGGATCCCCTCCGGATCAATACCACCGCCACGCCGGCGGGCGGAGGCTATGTCATCTCCGGCAGCAAGCACGTGATCTATCACGCGCCACAGGCAGATCTTCTGCTGGTCAGCGCGAAGCTTCCCGAAGGCCAGCTCGCGCTGTTCGCGATACCTGCAAACACCCCGGGGCTGCGCATGCAGGCCTATCCAACGGTTGACGGCAGGCGCGCCGCCGATCTTCATTTCCAGCAGATGTTCGTCCCTGCCGATACCCGCCTGTGCTCGGCCGATGCAAACGAGGTCATCGCCGACGTGCTCGACCTCGGACTTGCGGCCCTGTGCGCCGAGGCAACCGGCAGCCTCGACAAGCTGCTTGCAGCAACCATCGAGTATGCCGGCGCCCGCAAGCAGTTCGGCGTGCCGATCGGCAAGTTCCAGGCCCTGCAGCATCGCATGGCCGACATGCTGATCCATCGCGAGCAGGCCCGTTCAATGTCCTACCTGGCCGCCATTCGCGCAGGCGAGCAAGCTGGCGCCGAACGCAGCCGTGCGCTGTCCGCGGCAAAGGTGGTAATCGGCCAGGCCTGCCGCTTCGTCGGCCAGCAGGCGGTGCAGATTCATGGCGGCATGGGCGTCACGGACGAGCTCGACGTCAGTCACTACTTCAAGCGCCTGTTTGCGATCGAAAAGCTGTTTGGCACGACGGATAGCCACCTGCGACGCTTCAGCGCAGCGGCCAGCTAAACAGAACCAGCACTCCTCAGCCTTGCTCCCTCATGCCCGTCCGCCAGCAGCGGATGGGCATCTTTTTTGGCAGCGTCCGCTCACGGTACCCGCGTGACCGACCCAGCACTCCAGGCAGTCCGGTAGCATCGGCCGCGCGCGGCCACATCCCCGGATTCTGGTCACACCCACATTGTTCTGGAAGCTCACCTCCTCGGCGATTTCCACCCATTCAGGAACGGATTCGACTTTGAAACTGCTTCCGAGGGCGGTATTGCGTGCGTGACCGGCCTTCTGCATCTTTGCCCGGGATGCTGCCGATGACGAAATCGCGGGTCTCGTTTCAGTTTTCGAGACTGCGCGCGGCCCCGATCAGTGCAGGCCACGGCGCATCGATCACGAAGGTCGGAACCTCCGCGAGGTAGGCGCTGAAGCGGCCCTTGTGCTCAAACCGCGCGCGAAACGGCGAGGCATCGAAAAACGCGCCGAGTCTGGGCACGATGCCGCCGCCAATGTAGAGACCGCCCCGCGCGCCCAGAATCAGCGCAATGTCGGCAGCGACCGTGCCGAGCAGTGCACAGAAGTCGTTCACCACGGTGACACAGTGTTCGCACTCACCGCTCAGGGCCCGGCGGGTGATCTCGCCCGGGTCCAGCGCCTCGGCCACCCTCCCGCTCAGGGCCGCGTTCGCCTCATGGAGCGCAACCAGCCCCGCCCCGGAGATCAGACGTTCGGCCGAAACATGTGAATAGCGGCGTGCAAGCAGCGCGATCAGTTCAGCCTCATGTGCGGTGCTGGCCGCGAGGGTGACATGTCCGCCTTCGCCCTCAAGCGGAATCCAGCCCTTTCCGCTGGGCAGCAAGCCCGACACCCCCAGGCCGGTGCCGGGGCCGACGACGCCGATCGCCCGCCCCTTTGCCGCCCGACCACCGCCGACCTGTCGCAGCTCATGCGGTGCAAGCGCCGGGATCGAAAGCGCCAGCGCGGTGAAGTCGTTGAGAAAGCACAGGCGCGCCAGCCCCAGGTCGCGGCGGAGCGCTTCGATCGAAAACGCCCAGTCGTGATTCGTCATGCGTACCTGGTCGCCATCGATCGGGGTGGCGATGCCGATTGCCGCCCATACGGGCTGCACGCCGCCGCAATCCTTCAGATAGCGTGCGATGACCTCACGCGGGCTGGCAAAGTCGGCACAGCGAAACGTCTCGACCTGCTGCGGCAGGCAAGCAGGCTCGTGAATAAGCGCGAAGCGGGCATTGGTCCCGCCGATGTCGCCGACCAATCGTGGAAAGCTGTCAGGATGCGAAGTGGGCATGAAAAAGGAGCTCTGAAGCGCTGAATGACAAAGCGGAGCAGCCCGCAAGCGTCTGGAACCCAGTCTCGCACGAAAGCGCGCACCCTCCAATATGCCCCTGATACGGCGCTGCTTGCACTCGCTTGCCTTGGCCGCAAATGAAGATTGGGGTGCTATGGCATTGGCAACTCCGGTATCTTTGTAACTGATGAGAAAAATTAACTGTTCCGCGCGGCAGGACTTCAGTGGCGACCACCCGCCGCTCAAGCACGTCCGCGGATTTGGTGACTGACATGAACCCGACCACCGTACTTACGCATCCCGTCACGCCTGCATGGCAGGCCCTGGCCGCGCATCATGCCGACATTGCCGAAGCCCAACTGCGCGACCTGTTCAAGGACGATCCGCAGCGCTTCGAGCGCTTCTGCCTGCGTGCTGCTGGCCTGACACTCGACTACTCGAAGAACAGGATCACCACGGACACCGTCGGACACCTGCTCGCCCTCGCACGCGAAAGAGGGCTTGAAGCCGCACGCGATGCGATGTTCGCCGGCGCGCACATCAACAACACCGAAGATCGTGCAGTGCTGCACACCGCCCTGCGCAATCCGACCGGCAGCCGGGTCGAGGTCGATGGCGAGGACGTCATGCCCGCGGTGCTGGCGGTGCGCAAACGGGTAGGAGACTTCGCCGAGGCCGTCCGCGACGGAAAATGGACGGGCTACACGGGCGAAGCGGTCACCGACGTGGTCAATATCGGCATCGGCGGCTCCGACCTCGGGCCGGCCATGGCGTGCGAGGCGCTGGCCGCACATGGCCATCCGCGGCTGCGGATGCACTTCGTGTCGAACGTGGATGGAGACCAGCTGGCACGTGTGCTGGCCAAGGTCGTTCCGGCGCGCACGCTGTTCATCGTCGCCTCCAAGACCTTCACCACCATCGAGACCATGACCAACGCGGCCAGTGCGCGGGCGTGGTTCCTCGCCGGCGGCGCCAGCGAGCAGGATATCGCCCGCCACTTCGTTGCGGTATCGACGAACGTCGCCCGGGTGGCTGAATTCGGCATCGCCGCCGACAACATGTTCGGCTTCTGGGACTGGGTGGGCGGGCGCTACTCGATGTGGTCGGCCGTTGGCCTGCCGGTTGCGCTGTGCGTGGGGCGCGAGGGCTTCGAAGCCATGCTTGACGGCGCGCATGCAATGGATCGGCACTTTGCCGAGGCCCCGCTCGAAGCCAACATGCCGGTGATTCTTGCCCTGCTCGGCGTGTGGTATCGCAGCTTCTTCAACGTCGGCAGCCAGTGCATTGCACCCTACGCCCAGGCACTGTCGCGCATGCCGGCCTACCTGCAGCAGCTGGAAATGGAGAGCAACGGCAAGTCGGTGACGCGGGACGGCCAGCCGGTGGCTTCACCCACCTGTCCGGTCGTATGGGGCGAGCCCGGCACCAACGGGCAGCATGCCTTCTTCCAGCTACTGCATCAGGGCACCGACCTCATCCCGGTCGATTTCATCGCGCCGCTCAAGGCCAGCCACGGGCTGCCCGATCACCATCGCCTGCTGCTGGCCAACTGCATCGCCCAGAGCAAGGCGCTGATGGTCGGCAAGACAGCCGCCGAAGTGCGCGCGGAGCTCGCCGCGAGCGGCATGGATGCCGACGCTGTGCAAGCGCTCGTGCCGCACCGCGTCTTTCCCGGCAACCGCCCCAGCAACACCCTGCTCATGCCCGAGCTGTCACCACGCACGCTCGGCACCCTGATCGCGCTCTACGAGCACAAGGTCTTCGTGCAGGGCGTCATCTGGGATGTGAACAGCTTTGACCAGTGGGGCGTCGAGCTCGGCAAGCAGATCGCCACCCGCATCGCCGGCGAGCTGGCAGGAGGCCCGGCGGGCGAACATGACGCTTCCACTCGGGGCCTGATTGCGATGGCACGCGCCAGCGCGTCCTGAGGCAGGGCTAGCAGCCCGGCGATGCACGCAGTGCGAGTCGCCACCAAGAACGTGCGGCACTCCGGACTGCTCGCATCGCGGCATGACCTGGTAGTCTCTCGGAAATGCATTGCGAATGTCGCAAGCGCCTGCGTTTCCAGTCACTGCCACGATGTCCAGCACAAACAACTACTACGACAAGAATGCCCCGCAGTTTTTCTCCAGCACGGTGGACGTCGATATGTCCGCCCTGCATGAGCGCTTTCTGGCCGGGATCCCGGCAAAGGGCCTGATCCTCGATGCAGGCTGTGGATCGGGCCGGGACAGCCGAGCGTTTCTAGACCGCGGCTACCGGGTTCGGGCGTTCGACGCCAGTGCTGCGCTATGCGAACTGGCTTCACGGCACATCGGACAGGCGGTCGAGACGCGCGGTTTCGACGATGTCGATGAACTGCTCTGCTACGACGGCATTTGGGCGTGCGCGAGCCTGCTTCATTTACCCGACGTGGATATGAATGCTG from Parazoarcus communis encodes the following:
- a CDS encoding acyl-CoA dehydrogenase family protein, translating into MDFSFTEEQNMLLETTRRFVSREYGFEARKQITSSETGMSRKTWSSLAEIGLLALLVPEENGGLEAGPVETMLVMSALGEGLVVEPFLTSAVMSTSAIARLGSTVQKEAWLPLLAGGEVIAVFAHEEKAASSDPLRINTTATPAGGGYVISGSKHVIYHAPQADLLLVSAKLPEGQLALFAIPANTPGLRMQAYPTVDGRRAADLHFQQMFVPADTRLCSADANEVIADVLDLGLAALCAEATGSLDKLLAATIEYAGARKQFGVPIGKFQALQHRMADMLIHREQARSMSYLAAIRAGEQAGAERSRALSAAKVVIGQACRFVGQQAVQIHGGMGVTDELDVSHYFKRLFAIEKLFGTTDSHLRRFSAAAS
- the pgi gene encoding glucose-6-phosphate isomerase, which encodes MNPTTVLTHPVTPAWQALAAHHADIAEAQLRDLFKDDPQRFERFCLRAAGLTLDYSKNRITTDTVGHLLALARERGLEAARDAMFAGAHINNTEDRAVLHTALRNPTGSRVEVDGEDVMPAVLAVRKRVGDFAEAVRDGKWTGYTGEAVTDVVNIGIGGSDLGPAMACEALAAHGHPRLRMHFVSNVDGDQLARVLAKVVPARTLFIVASKTFTTIETMTNAASARAWFLAGGASEQDIARHFVAVSTNVARVAEFGIAADNMFGFWDWVGGRYSMWSAVGLPVALCVGREGFEAMLDGAHAMDRHFAEAPLEANMPVILALLGVWYRSFFNVGSQCIAPYAQALSRMPAYLQQLEMESNGKSVTRDGQPVASPTCPVVWGEPGTNGQHAFFQLLHQGTDLIPVDFIAPLKASHGLPDHHRLLLANCIAQSKALMVGKTAAEVRAELAASGMDADAVQALVPHRVFPGNRPSNTLLMPELSPRTLGTLIALYEHKVFVQGVIWDVNSFDQWGVELGKQIATRIAGELAGGPAGEHDASTRGLIAMARASAS
- a CDS encoding glucokinase, yielding MPTSHPDSFPRLVGDIGGTNARFALIHEPACLPQQVETFRCADFASPREVIARYLKDCGGVQPVWAAIGIATPIDGDQVRMTNHDWAFSIEALRRDLGLARLCFLNDFTALALSIPALAPHELRQVGGGRAAKGRAIGVVGPGTGLGVSGLLPSGKGWIPLEGEGGHVTLAASTAHEAELIALLARRYSHVSAERLISGAGLVALHEANAALSGRVAEALDPGEITRRALSGECEHCVTVVNDFCALLGTVAADIALILGARGGLYIGGGIVPRLGAFFDASPFRARFEHKGRFSAYLAEVPTFVIDAPWPALIGAARSLEN